Within the Nicotiana tabacum cultivar K326 chromosome 11, ASM71507v2, whole genome shotgun sequence genome, the region TAACACAAGTAAAAATATAATAAACTAAACTAAAActagaaaacacaaaaataaaaataaaaacttgactTGATATGTAGTAAAGGCTTGATCTAGTGAAACAATTAATTTCGAAGTCctcggcaatggcgccaaaaacttgttgcccaaaatcgcacacgcaagtatacgcggtcaaTCAAGTAATAAAGAGTGAGTAGAATATCattcccacgaggacttatgattaattATCAACCAAATCAAGCGAATTCTAATTTATCGAGTCAAGAACAATTTCACGGTGGTTTTTGTTGATTAATCCTACTAATTATAATTGCAAGTAAACAAAAAACTAATGAACTAGCACACTTAGTACGACGGACTTTAATTCAATGAGAAATAATATTTTCAGGGTCATGGTTATGTAACAAtcctgttgaattcttcaatCAACTCGACTTATTAATTTATTTAGGTTATTAACCTGCAAGGACAATAATACTACTAGAAATTTGACAACTTCTACTAGACTATTCAATTTATTCTaaaccctatattcctatgagATTAAAGATAAAAAGAACGCATTAACAATCTCTTGCACAATTGGCTAAGCACGGCaaataggtatatttctatccgtATTCGCAAATCAATTCCCCAATGACTAGGTTTAAGATCGCGCTCTATTCAATCTTATTGCAATCAAGAATTACCTCTTTCAAGTTCAGCTCAAGATTCATacatagtatttcactgttagctaggaagtaaaataattaaattcaggaTATGAATAAACAACCTAATATGATAAATTAACTCgtcaaatcaatattcgaatatcAACATTCATGTAAAACCATAACCCAGAATAAAAGAGTTTAGCCACACATAGTCATGGTAGCAATCTCAATCAATTCCCAAGAATATATAAATtcaacaaaagaaaggaaaagaagaactcAAGATGAATTTCGGCGATTCCAAGCTCTGTGATGGCTTCTCCTTTGATTTCCAgtgtgttagatgacctaaaagaggtatttttggcttatataGTGCGTACATGGGTCGTGGGTTGACGTTTTCCTTTTTCTAACCCGattcagcttcagggattgatgctgggatggatgcttcgcatccgcctCAGCTTCCACTTCTTCAGCTTTGCATGCTTGTTCCTTCATCTCTGCtatgcccaggtgcggatgctaaggcggatgccttggcccgacttcactgctaagggtgcatcAAATACGATTTTTCCGacgttggatgcgacgcatccaatctcttCTCCTATAGCTGGAACATCCTTTTCTTCATAGTTTTGCACTCCAAAtaccctaaatcatcacacatAACTTAGTTAgtcataaaatcaataattaacatatgttgggtattttaaagatcaaatagcactAAAAAGCGGTTAAGACATGGGTAAAGTAATATTAAAACATATAGAAATATTTCCAACATCATagccccacacttaaacctttgttcgtcctcgagcaaAGTAAAATCAACCTATAATGGACCGAACACAATTAAGTTTATCGTTATCATGCCACATATTTCAATTAAGCTCAAGTACCCATAACTTTGGTTGATACCAACAATTAGCCCCTTGCATATGCATTCTTGGACTTTCCTCCCCATATTAAAACCATGCCTAGCACGCTAATGTACCGTTCAAACCAATCAAATAGCAAATTCGGGACATCTCAACCTCAGAAACTGACTCCCTAGCATAACTACTTTCAGGCCAACTTACTCACTCTGACGGAAGAGCTTAATAAAGTCACCAATCCATCATGAAACATGTGCCCTCACCATAAATCACAGAGAAATAGTCCACACACTCAAATAAAATTCGAATGTAATTTAAGGACTTCAAACAATAgaggaaatcactcactctctcAAGCTCACATGCACACAAAAAGTACCATATGTTTGCCCGttatgtaaatctctactaatgtagccTGCTcagtctaaaatcaattaggactttatctTAGTTGTAACGTGGGCTAAGgtacgggtaggatatatttaggaatattgGTTCatcctcctaagcactttaacgcATCATATAATAAGCTCTAAGCGCACTTCTTCAATCCAATTCAATTTCAAAACAAgatcatttttaaaacttcaaaatcagcccttagagtttgaagttttaccttctTCACCTTGTCaattccttgaagagaattttgtaaaatctcccaagcttcctttgagatggtagcatctgccaccttctcaaacatgACATCATCCAATGACCGTGagggcttgttgatccttcttccttgtctttgccaagacatcttttttattttgagaCAGAGCTTTCTCGTTATCGGATTTTGCATATCCTCTATCTACTATTTCCCACACATTCTGAAAGTCAAGAATGACTTTCATACGTacaccatttctcataattatcttttgtgagaTAGGGTACTGAAAAGACAGCGTACTGAAAAGACAGCGTACCATTATTTGTCGTGGgtctgataccacgttgttggaATGAGAGTGATTTTTCTATGTACTTCACAATGAATTGAGAATTCGGAGATAAATGCCTTTTGCGGAAACGAAAGGAATTGACGAAGAAACTgaaagtttcttgttcttctgaAACAAGAGATGCTCTCTTTCCAAACAAGTACACACAAGCTACAACGATGGACGCGACCTCAGTGCCACATGATCAACAGGTAATTTGAAGAACAATAAGCTCATTGAATTTGGATTTATGCAATTTCACATTTCTGTCTtaacttttgctttttctttcgtTCCAATTTTATCGAAAGTCTCCGATGGGACAACTTTCCGTCTCTTTGTCTCATAGAGAAGAAAACCTAGTGTGTGTTTCATATTTGACATGATAATACATAGCAATGTCTAAAGTCCCCAAATCCACAGAAATCCGCCTCTTATGTTCCTTTTCACTTTAGATTTTTTCTAGCTTTTGCCAAAATTGATAGTGTAACTAAGAATGGAAACCTAAAATTATATGTTCAACTTGACTTCTTACCATGAATGATTAAATAAAGGAGGTTAAATTAAATTGCAATTCGAAGTTAATACATGACAGAAAATCACCTCAAATATAGCACAAGATAGAGCAGAAAGACTTGTATTAACATTCCATCTATGTTTAGATCTTATTTTCATAAAATCTGGTAAATTCCTTTCAAACACAAAAATCTCATACTTCATCCGTTGTATACAATCGCACTCTTTACAGTACTAGGAGGAAGATTTGGGATGGGgtttgaggggggggggggatctcTCTCAGTCTACAAGTTTGAGTCTGCTACTTTTACTGTTAGCAACTTCTGTGTTCTATACATGTATCTACTCAAAGAATGCACAAACAATTTATATGGAGGACAAGACAGTGCGCAAAATGCTTTGATGTGGTATAGGTAATGTTGCATATATGTTGGACAGGACAGAAGGCTGATGTTCCCTTTGGAACTTGTTCAATAGATTGATCATTCGCCTGATAGTTTCTTCTGTTGCTAAATTGTTCCCTGCCCATAAAACCTGGGAATAAAGACAATATATGAAATGGAGGATACCTTAGTGACCAAGTATAGTTAACTAATAATGTGGCAAAATTTTAGGATTAAGGGTACAGGAAAAGGAAATACTACCTCAGCAAAAATTGCTATTATTTTCGGTATATAAGATCATTGAGGGCCAATAATTTTCTTCTCTTGACCTGATAGAACAAGGCACAATGCCAACAATGCATAAGAAATGTTGAAGGTTTAtaatcatttattgcttattgcTCAACTAAAAAAACTTACGTTTCCATCACCGAACAAAGCAGTTCGTGACTGACTTTAGCCTCATCCAAGTTACACCTTATTGGTAAGTGGCTTAGCCAAAGCAAGATAAACTGCCACGTAAAATAGTTTCATAAATCAAGAAAGTTTATAATATGTCATCCAATAAACCACAAATTTAACAAGAGAAGTCGTAAATTTGTGTTGAGTGTTTGTGTGTTCTAGCGTATGAAGTTATGTTTTAGTGCAAACTGAATGTGTGTTATTTATAATAATGATATAGGGAAGGAGTAGTAAGAGAGAAACCTTATAGGTGTAAATGCCTTCCCAGACAAACTGGCTTAACTTCCCACAGGTAGAAATGGCAGCCTCGTAAGCCATGATGTTATCCGGGCATTTTGCATTGGGATGCTCCATTACAGATTTTAAATGATTGAATATTACTGAAACAACATTAAAAAGCTAAGTCAGTCCTGCTAGTGGAGAAAATAAATATCTTAAGCATATTATAATGGACAAATTACCTATAGTATGAGGCTTGAGGATATCGCCTCCGAATTCAGCACAAATACCAACTGCAGTTGCCACTAGCTGAAAAATATAGAATGTCAGATTTGAAGTATATACGACTGATTTTCTAAGGAAACAACTGTAAAAGTAGGGTATAAAACCTGCTGAACATCTGGATTGTTATGATCGTAAActctaagcaggagaggtatccaCTCCTCATAGTACCTGCTTTTAAGGAATCAAAAATGAAGTTCAGCTAAAGCTAGTTGTGCTTATACTTGACTAATAAGACACTGAAATCACAAAAGACTAGACTTACCTGAATGCATCTTCTCGGCACTGCTCAGCGACATCACAGAAAAGGTGCACTAcaattcttctttcttctgctgttCTATCATTACTCTGTACAGAAGTATGTAGAGAAGTTAAGGGAAATTCACAGAGAAGTATAAAAAGGGCAACCCGATGCACAAGGCATCCGCATTCATGCAGGGTttggggaagggccgcaccccaaggggtgtgatgtagacagcctacactaatgcaagcattaaaggctgcttccacggctcgaacccgtgacctataagtcacacggagataactttaccgttgctccaaggctccccttccacAGAGGAGTATAGTGAAACGGAAATGTGTAATGTCAAGGAAACCATAAAAGTGTCACCATATAATTTCTCAATAGACTGGTTTAAATGACAGTTTATTATCAATTTAGTCACTTTTGATGCTTCAATAGGACGTGTCATGAATTGAATTACATATATAGTACATGATAGAGAGAGTAACTTACCCACACAAGTTATACATGAGGCAAAAACTTGTTAAAAAGGGGCAAGAATGATGCCTTGAGGTTTTTCACCATAGTTCCCAGGCAAATGTCGATCTGAGTTTAGGAAACAGAGAAACTAACAAAGGTAAGTCTAAGatcttgttatatatatatatatatatattagagtatatatatatatatatatattagaggCTGTGTTGAGATAAATCACTAACATTTCTACATATAGTTAAGTGTTGCTCAGTTTCCTCCTTAAGCAGTTCCTGCTCCCTTGAATCGTTGCGCTCTCTTACCCTTTTCTCTCTTTCTGTTTTGCGGTATGAGCTCAAGGGAAAAACATGCTAAGAATAGTATACAGAAGAGAAAATAGTATTCTGACCTGAATGCTTTCGTTGAATGCGTCCAATAGTCTTGCTTGAATTTGTACCTTTGACTCCTAAAGGGAAAGTAGCGTTAAAAGATCGTATCAATATGATATTTGATTAAACTTTTGCTGCAACTCTAGGTTAATTACCTTCTGTAATGCATCAAGCAAAGCAGGGATTATGCTGTCAAATAGCTTTTGAACTGGGGGCTTGCCGCAACCTGTTACAGGAAGCCCTTTCCTCACAGCAAAAGCAACTGAATGCAACAGTAATGGCATTGCTACAAAAGGTGTAAATCCAATTTAGCAAAACATCAGATAAAGTTCAGAATGCCTGAAAGGAATGATTAGAAAGACATGTAGAAATTTACCAGAAATGGCAGCCATTCTTACTTCTTCGCTGGATTTAAAGGTAAGATTTGGAACTAAAGCACTAACAACCTGTATAAACCACAAGTTAGATAGAAATTTTCATCTTCATGTGATAGAAACCACAAGTTTAATCCTTGTTAATTGTAATTATTCAAGACATACCTCATTAACCCATAAATGCAGCCCTTTCTTTACCTCAGCTGCAAAGCAGCATAGTATATGACAGGCCAAGGCTTTTTCTTCCAGAAGTGCGCTTCTTATACCGATCTTTTTATTCCCAGAAGTGACTTTAATCATGCTACAGAACATATTTATATATCAGATGAAGACATCCTCAATAAATTTATGCCAAATAAGTTGCTTATTTTAGTGACTTTGTTTCTCTTTATTACTTGCTGAAATCAACATTTCTCAAACTATCTTTGTGACACAATGTTGGGACCATTGTCTCAGTCACTAAAATAAGCAACTTAAGTGAAATTCACAACCATCCGCATGCACACCTAGTACTAATACATATGACATGCATTATCAGTGAAATTTTGCCCGAGtgttttaggaagattcaacctTTCATCATCAGAATCCTCTGTATCTGAATTGTTGGAAACACTCAAATAATTCTTTAGCTGAGCAGATTTTAGTACAACGGGCATGGAAACACTCAGATAAGGAAGGAAATCTGCCCCCAAGCATTTGCATAGTCTACCCCATGCCTGCAACATAATCAAGTGGAAAAGACAATAATTTTCTCTGGTATAAATTAGCCAAAAACAGAAAAGCAAAATTCTAAGTGTTTCAACATACTTGTAACAAAAGGCTCCTCATTGGATCTTCTACCTCCATGTGAGTTTCTTGCAGTGAAGTGACCGCAGAAGTGACCTAAAATGACACATCGTTGGTAAATGTAGTTTCCGAACTTAACTGATGTTGATAGTTTCAATCtgtataaattttttttttttcaggttTCTCTATAAGAACTGTATCTACAAGATTTGCTGTAGGAATGAAGATGGTCCATGCTGGAGTTTACAACAGCGTACACCTATTCCATTTGTAAATTCAAATTCTTATCAGTACTTCCCGCATTTTCTAGTCAAATATGACTTCATTTGCCCTGATTTTAATGGTTTAAATGTTGCTTTACCGCTATGTGATTCTAACTTTAAATCTTAAATGTTCACGGCATTGGTTTATTTGTTAGTTCCAAGAAACACAGTCAACATTTATACAATGCCTGCAACAAGGATATAGAAAGATATAAACTGTATTCACCTTCTCAACATAATCAAGGATTGCTAGATTCCCAACAGCCATTGCCGTTATCATAGTAGCAGTTACTAAGATAACTTTCAGATGTGGCATTATTGAATCATATATGTACGCAGAGTCCTCCTACAATATCCGAGGCAAATGAAGTTTAGAACACCAGAACATCGAAAGGAAAGTTCTTTTTGAACCTCTGAAAACAAAAGTACCTGTGATGAAATAGCTAAAAAAGCTAAAGTTGCCAGAGCCGCTTCCTTCATCATCGTCATTCCTCTCTGCAATTCAGCAAGTCACTTGTTAGTCCAAATCATATCAGAGATATGACTGTTAAAAACTTATGTCATTACTCTTACATACACGTACACCGCTGCCAGATGAATGTGGCAACACAGTCATCAAACACGTTGAAAGCTGACCAATTGCATGAATTGTTGCCCAGCGCACTCGGGGATGCGTATCATGAATTAGCAGAGAAGAAGATGTGAAACACCTGCAACCTGGGATTGTCAAAATCATCTAAAACTTCTAGCAAAGCTGGGAGGATCTGCTGATGATACTGCTCTTGAAAATGTGGGCTCAGATACTTTGAAAGCTGACCAATTGCATGAATTGTTGCCCAGTGCACTCGGGGATGCGGATCATGAATTAGCATCACAACAGTCTCTACAAGCTGCCTCATCTCCTGCAACAATGCCTGGAATTTCCAAACCATAAATCACATACAAAAACTATAGTAAGCCCATTTTTCGCCTCTCAATAGCCTTCTAAACAATAGCGTTGAACTACTCCCTCTGTTTTATCTTATTTGACGGTATTTTACTTTTGACACATACCAAAAAATACCCTTAGACCTTGTAGTCTAAAAATGCTACGACATCTCTAACGCAATATGAACATGTCATTGAGAGTAAAATGGAAAGTTTATTTGACGGTGTTTTACTTCTGACACATACTAAAAGTACCCTTAGCACTTGTTATCTAAACATGCAACAAATTTACTACGGCAATATATGAACAATGTCAGTAAGGTTAAAATGAAAAGTTCAAAGTTAAGAAGATCTTATTTGACAGTGTTTTACTTTTGACACATACTGAAAAGTACCCTTAGACCTTGTAGTCTAAACATGCTAGTATAACATTTCAACGGCAATAAGAACATGCTACTAGGGGTAAGACGGAAAGTTGAAAGTTAAAGGGTTTCCTAATACAGAAATATAACATTCTTTTCAGAACATACTTGCTAAAAAGGAAAAAGCGCTACATAAAGTGGAACAAAGAGAGTATTACCTTCGAGCAACCCTCAGAAATCAGACCAATTGCAGTAACAACCAGCATGACGAATTCTCCAATTTtcatcatacaagaagctgaacaaACACTCAGGGCAACTAGGCAAAATCACATATCCTCCAAATGCAATTGCTAACCTACCCAAACTTTCCATAGCATAACTACACATACTCAACTCCCCTGCATTTTCATCATCACTAATTGCATTTCCCCAATTGGGATCATCTTCAATATGTACTAATATCACAATTAGCTGACTAAGCAACTTAGAAAAAACATCCTCAGCAACTGTTAAAACAAACTCTATAGCAAGTTGCCTTGTCCTCTCTTTTAACTCCAAATTCTCTACTACTTTCACCATTAAATCTATTACAACATCAATCTGAACCTTAAAAAACTCAGTTTCTGCCCCGGCCAAAATTATCAAATCCTCAAGAAGACTACACACAAGAACTTCCTCACCTAATGTCATAAACAAAGTCATCATTACATACCCCATAAGATCATAAAACTTGCTATAATTCGCGGTGTTTCCCAAATACAAAACCAAATTTACAGATGCCTTAGCAGCAGCAACACCACACTGATGATCTTCTGATACAGTAGGCATAAGATCTTTAAAACTCTCAATCAAGAAATCAATATAAGGCATAAAAACCTCAGGACAAAAAGGAATCAAATCATTCCATAATAACAAAAGGCTCCTCATTGGATCTTCTACCTCCATGTGAGTTTCTTGCAGTAATATGAGCGCATAAATGACCTAAAATGACACATCATTAGTAACACCGATGTtagtagcttttttttttttccttcagttTTCTCTATAAGAACTGTATCTACAAGATGTTGCTGTAGGAATGAAGTTGGTCCATGCTCGAGTTTACAACAATGCACACCTATTGCTCTGGTAAATTCAAATACTTATTACTACTTTCCACATTTCCTAATCAGATATGACTTCATTGCCCTGAATCTAATGGTTTAAATATCGCTTACCGCTATGTGGTTCTAACTTTAAGTCTAAAAAGTTCATTGTATTAGTTTATTTGACAGTTCCAAGAAACACAGTCAACTTTTATAATATGCCTGCTACAAAGGAATGGACAGATATAAACTGTATTCACCTTCTCAACATAATCAAGGATTGCAAGATTTCCGACAGCCATTGCGATCATGGTAATACATTCCAATGATTTGGTAAGGAGCATGTAACTTGTATCTTTAGTAGCAGTTACTAAGATAACTTTCAGATATGGCATTATCGAATCATATATGTACGCAGAGTCCTCCTACAATATCCCAGGCAAATGAAGTTTAGAACACCAAAACATCGAAAGGAAAGTTCTTTTTGAACCTCTGAAAACAAAAGTACCTGTGATGAAATAGCAAAAGAAGCTAACGACAATAAGAACATGCTACTAAGGGTAAGACGGAAAGTTGAAAGTTAAAGGGTTTCCTAATACAGAAATATAACATTCTTTTCAAAACATACTTGCTAAAAAGGAAAAAGCGCTACATAAAATGGAACGAAGAGAGTATTACCTTCGAGCAACCCTCAAAAATCAGACCAATTGCATTTCCCCAATTAGGATCATCTTCAATATGTACTAACATCACAATTAGCTGACTAAGCAACTTAGAAACAACATCCTCAGCAACTGTTAAAACAAACTCTATAGCAAGTTGCCTTGTCCTCTCTTTTAACTCCAAATTCTCTACTACTTTCACCATAGAATCTATTACAACATCAATCTGAACCTTAAAAAACTCAGTTTCCGCCCCGGCCAAAATTATCAAATCCTCAAGAAGACTACACACAATTACTTCCTCACTTAATGCCATAAACAAAGTCATCATTACATACCCCATAAGATCATAAAACTTGCTATAATTCGCGGTGTTTCCCAAATACAAAACCAATTTTACAGATGCCTTAGCAGCAGCAACACCACACCGATGATCTTCTGTTACAGTAGGCATAAGATCTTTAAAACCCTCAATCAAGAAATCAATATAAGGCATAAAAACCTCAGGACAAATAGGAATCAAATCATTCCATAATAACAAAGCACCCAATTTTCTATACAAAGAACTCGAACCCAAGTATCGAAACATGAAGTAAAACAGATTATCCCATTCATTTTTAGGAAATAACAAACCGGCTAAACTTGATACGCAAGAAACACAAGCTTTAAGCGTTTCATAATCCTTTTCAAGCCATAAACGATAGTTTAAGCCATTTTTTAAGTCTTTATGCGTAAATGGAGGAAGACGGAGCCAAAGAGAAGGCAGAAGATCGCGAAGAAGATTATAACAGCGAATACCTGTGATCGATAAAGGGTTACGTTGAATCATTTCGAAGAGTTTGAGAATTAGAGCAGTTGGGTAATGGTTTTTGGTGTAGTTGAACAGAGTTTTTGCTCGTTGATAAAGATGATCGTCGTTAAAATGGAGATGTGATAGAAGATTGATAAAGAGTTTTTTGCGAATTCGCGTGACGCCATTGAAGAGAGCTTTGGAAAGGAACTGTGTGTAATGAAGTGAAGTGAAGTTCGTTTTTGGTCAAATGGGGT harbors:
- the LOC107769574 gene encoding uncharacterized protein LOC107769574, producing the protein MMKIGEFVMLVVTAIGLISEGCSKALLQEMRQLVETVVMLIHDPHPRVHWATIHAIGQLSKYLSPHFQEQYHQQILPALLEVLDDFDNPRLQRGMTMMKEAALATLAFLAISSQEDSAYIYDSIMPHLKVILVTATMITAMAVGNLAILDYVEKVTSAVTSLQETHMEVEDPMRSLLLQAWGRLCKCLGADFLPYLSVSMPVVLKSAQLKNYLSVSNNSDTEDSDDESMIKVTSGNKKIGIRSALLEEKALACHILCCFAAEVKKGLHLWVNEVVSALVPNLTFKSSEEVRMAAISAMPLLLHSVAFAVRKGLPVTGCGKPPVQKLFDSIIPALLDALQKESKVQIQARLLDAFNESIQSNDRTAEERRIVVHLFCDVAEQCREDAFRYYEEWIPLLLRVYDHNNPDVQQLVATAVGICAEFGGDILKPHTIVIFNHLKSVMEHPNAKCPDNIMAYEAAISTCGKLSQFVWEGIYTYKFILLWLSHLPIRCNLDEAKVSHELLCSVMETSREENYWPSMILYTENNSNFC